A stretch of DNA from Candidatus Zixiibacteriota bacterium:
CAAAACGTAGGCGATTCTGGCTTCATCCTTTCCCATCCCTTTGCTGGCATAAAATCCTGGACCTGGGGCTATCATTGTTGTGGCTCCGTCTAAGGAGAAATCTGAAAGCATCCACCTGGCAAAATCCTCAATATCCTTTACCGGGAATTTTGCCATTATGTAAAAAGCACCAGAGGGTTTCTGGCAGAAGACCCCAGGGATCTTCATCAGCTCAGCATAACAGGTATCTCTTCTCCTTTTGTATTCATCTGCCATTGCCAAGAAATAATCCTCTGGCAAACCTAACGCACCTATGGCACCATACTGTTCGATCGAAGGGGAGCAAAGTCGGGATTGACCTAATTTCAAAGCGGTATCTGTAATCTCTTTGTTCTTGGAAACCAGACATCCTATCCGGGCGCCGCAGGCGCTGTATCTTTTGGAAATCGAATCTAAAAGAATAGCTCTATCTTCGATCCCTTCTATATGCATTATGCTGGTATGAACCCCTTCGTAGATGAACTCCCGATATACCTCGTCTGAAAGGAAAAACAGGTCATATTTTTTCGCCAGTTCAGCAATGGTCTCCATTTCCTGCCTTGTAAATACTGTGCCTGTAGGATTATTAGGAGTGGCCAGTAAAATCCCTCTGGTCTTACTGGTTATCTTTTTCTCGATTGCTTTTTTTTCTGGAAGATGATAGCCATTCTCCGCCTTAGTGGGAATTGGAACTAAATTTATGTCCGCCATCCGGGCAAAACTGTTATAATTAGTGTAAAAAGGCTCAAACACGATAATCTCCTCACCCACGTCTGAAATACAGATCATGGCAAAGATCAGAGCTTCGCTCCCTCCAGTCGTGATCTGAATGTTTTCTGGCTGGACAAAGATATTTTTTCTTTCATAATATTCCACCATGCTCTGGATGAGCCGGATGTCTCCTTTTGAGTTGCCATATGCCAGAACCTTATTCGGGTAGTTCTTGATAGCATTCCAAAACTCTACTGGTGTAGGAATGTCCGGCTGTCCGATGTTTAGATGATAGACTTTGACTCCTTTCTTTTTGATTTCATCTGCCAGAGGTATCAGCTTCCTGATGGGAGAGGCCGGCATTTCCTTCCCTCTCTTAGAGACTTTGGGTTTTGTAAGAGGCATATATTCTCCTTTATAAAACAAGAAAATTTATAACGCTTGTGAACAATTTAACAAACAAATTTTTATCTGTCAATTGAAAAGGGAGTTAAATTGTAGGGGCGGGATGTCCCTACGCCTCTATGTGGCATCATCAAGTAGGATGCATTCCTTATCAGTTTGTAGAGACGCATCGCTATGCGTCTCTACACGGCATCGTCACGGACGATGCACTCCACATCTGAACCTCCCCTTAATCCCCTCCTTAGAAAGGAGGGGATCTTATTATCCCTCTCCTTTTCAAGGAGAGGGTCAGGGTGAGGTTCTTTGCCTGTTCTCAAAATGCGATTCTCGCGCATTTTTTTTCTACCAATTCTATTTGACAAAAGAAAAACTTTATATTAATATATTTGCTTAAACTGTTAGGAATCATCTGTATGAGCACAAGCGAATTACCCAAACAATACAACCCCAAGACAGTTGAGGATAAATGGTATTCTTA
This window harbors:
- a CDS encoding pyridoxal phosphate-dependent aminotransferase: MPLTKPKVSKRGKEMPASPIRKLIPLADEIKKKGVKVYHLNIGQPDIPTPVEFWNAIKNYPNKVLAYGNSKGDIRLIQSMVEYYERKNIFVQPENIQITTGGSEALIFAMICISDVGEEIIVFEPFYTNYNSFARMADINLVPIPTKAENGYHLPEKKAIEKKITSKTRGILLATPNNPTGTVFTRQEMETIAELAKKYDLFFLSDEVYREFIYEGVHTSIMHIEGIEDRAILLDSISKRYSACGARIGCLVSKNKEITDTALKLGQSRLCSPSIEQYGAIGALGLPEDYFLAMADEYKRRRDTCYAELMKIPGVFCQKPSGAFYIMAKFPVKDIEDFARWMLSDFSLDGATTMIAPGPGFYASKGMGKDEARIAYVLNVEDLKKAMRILAKGVEKYNKVKG